A DNA window from Candidatus Amarolinea dominans contains the following coding sequences:
- a CDS encoding PDZ domain-containing protein, whose protein sequence is MRVQIDLEGISERVIALPVPTGRYHRVRGISGKILFSSYPAEGTLGNGAGYSTAPAAKGRLEVYDLEDQRQEVLVDGVSDFEISHDGKTMIYRAGNHLRVLKAGDKPEGNSGGTTRRGGWLDLDRVRLSVEPHAEWEQMYREAWRLQRDHFWTEDMSGVDWHAVYARYLPLLQRVATRSEFSDLMWEMQGELGTSHAYEYGGDYPPEPSYDQGFLGADFRYDDTADNYELMHIVNGDVWDHANSAPLQRLGINLKVGNRLVAVNGRKVGRENPLGEMLVYQAGNEVFLTFERQGAETPTMFSIKTLHSEFRARYREWVETNRRRVHEATEGRVGYVHIPDMGARGYAEFHRGYLAEIDRPGLIVDVRFNGGGHVSQLILEKLARRRLGYDVSRWGTPVPYPRESVMGPMVAIANEQAGSDGDMFCHAFKLMKLGPLVGKRTWGGVIGLTYRDSLVDGGITTQPEFSFWFEDVEWGVENYGTNPDIEVEIRPQDYLEGHDPQLARALQEIMQTLSDHPPTMPDFGKRPKLPLPILSPLTIP, encoded by the coding sequence CTGCGTGTGCAGATTGACCTGGAAGGTATCAGTGAGCGCGTGATCGCCCTGCCAGTGCCCACGGGGCGTTACCACCGGGTGCGCGGCATCAGCGGTAAAATTCTCTTCTCCTCCTATCCGGCGGAAGGCACTCTGGGCAACGGCGCCGGCTATAGCACCGCCCCCGCGGCCAAGGGACGCCTGGAGGTGTACGATCTGGAAGATCAGCGGCAGGAGGTCCTGGTGGACGGCGTCAGCGATTTCGAGATCTCACACGACGGCAAGACCATGATCTACCGGGCGGGCAATCACCTACGCGTCCTGAAGGCCGGGGACAAGCCCGAAGGCAACTCCGGTGGCACTACCCGACGCGGCGGCTGGCTCGATCTGGATCGCGTTCGCCTGTCGGTGGAGCCGCACGCCGAGTGGGAGCAGATGTACCGCGAGGCGTGGCGCCTGCAGCGCGATCATTTCTGGACCGAGGATATGTCTGGCGTGGATTGGCATGCGGTCTATGCACGCTATCTGCCCCTCCTGCAACGCGTGGCCACGCGCAGCGAGTTCTCGGACCTGATGTGGGAAATGCAGGGCGAGTTGGGCACCTCGCACGCCTATGAGTACGGCGGCGACTATCCGCCGGAGCCGTCCTACGACCAGGGCTTCCTGGGCGCCGATTTCCGTTACGATGACACGGCCGACAATTACGAGCTGATGCATATCGTCAACGGTGATGTTTGGGATCACGCCAACAGCGCGCCCTTGCAGCGCCTGGGCATCAATCTCAAGGTGGGAAATCGGCTTGTGGCCGTCAATGGCCGCAAGGTGGGACGCGAGAATCCACTGGGCGAGATGCTGGTTTACCAGGCAGGCAACGAAGTCTTCCTGACCTTCGAGCGCCAGGGCGCGGAGACCCCAACCATGTTCTCAATCAAGACGCTGCACTCCGAATTTCGCGCGCGCTACCGGGAATGGGTGGAAACCAATCGGCGCCGCGTGCATGAAGCCACGGAGGGCCGCGTCGGTTATGTACACATTCCCGACATGGGCGCCCGTGGCTATGCCGAATTTCACCGCGGCTACCTGGCCGAGATAGACCGCCCAGGCCTGATTGTGGATGTGCGCTTCAACGGCGGCGGCCATGTCTCGCAGTTGATCCTGGAAAAACTGGCGCGCCGGCGCTTGGGTTATGATGTGTCTCGTTGGGGCACACCGGTGCCCTACCCCCGCGAGTCGGTCATGGGGCCAATGGTCGCGATTGCCAACGAGCAAGCCGGGTCCGACGGTGACATGTTCTGCCACGCCTTCAAACTGATGAAACTCGGCCCCCTGGTCGGTAAGCGCACCTGGGGCGGGGTCATCGGCCTGACCTACCGCGACTCCCTGGTAGATGGCGGCATCACCACGCAGCCTGAATTCTCCTTCTGGTTCGAAGATGTGGAATGGGGCGTCGAGAATTATGGCACCAATCCCGATATCGAAGTAGAAATACGCCCGCAAGACTATCTGGAGGGACATGACCCGCAGTTAGCGCGCGCGCTGCAGGAAATCATGCAGACCCTGAGTGACCATCCACCCACGATGCCTGATTTTGGCAAGCGACCCAAGCTGCCGCTGCCCATACTCTCACCCCTCACCATACCCTGA
- a CDS encoding MerR family transcriptional regulator: MTEIFRAEDYQNHPLYNIKAVEQATGLTAATLRAWERRYEVCEPQRSESGYRLYSERDMAALHWLKRRVKDEGLSISQAVAVLQMHRGASNGTAAPAVMPAPQVDAEPSAQIDLCHQLIRALLAFDENHADHILSEAFALHGVESACELVIAPALVEIGDRWHRGEVSVVSEHFASHYVRRKLESMVNVTAVHEAGPMLILGCAPGDWHEVALVLLAFFLRRQGYRVIYLGQNVPLENLVAELERLHPAMVIMSATTDETAAALVQVSQVVATLPSPRPLFGFGGRAFNRNVSLRARVHGSFLGETAASAIHRVQALLNPPAANPG; the protein is encoded by the coding sequence ATGACTGAAATTTTTCGGGCAGAGGATTACCAGAATCACCCGTTGTACAACATCAAAGCGGTTGAGCAGGCCACCGGTTTGACGGCTGCCACGCTGCGCGCGTGGGAGCGACGATACGAGGTGTGCGAGCCGCAGCGTAGTGAAAGCGGCTACCGGCTATACTCAGAGCGTGACATGGCCGCGCTGCACTGGCTCAAACGGCGGGTGAAGGATGAAGGCCTCTCGATCAGTCAGGCGGTAGCTGTGCTGCAGATGCACCGGGGAGCGAGCAACGGCACTGCGGCGCCCGCGGTCATGCCCGCGCCGCAGGTTGATGCCGAACCTTCCGCGCAGATTGATCTGTGCCATCAGTTGATCCGGGCGCTGCTCGCCTTCGATGAGAATCACGCCGACCACATCCTGAGCGAAGCGTTCGCCTTGCACGGCGTCGAATCGGCCTGCGAGCTTGTCATCGCACCGGCCTTGGTGGAGATCGGCGACCGCTGGCATCGCGGCGAAGTGAGCGTGGTGAGCGAACACTTTGCGTCTCACTACGTGCGGCGCAAGCTCGAATCCATGGTCAATGTGACGGCGGTGCATGAGGCTGGGCCAATGCTTATCCTGGGTTGCGCGCCCGGCGACTGGCACGAAGTCGCCCTGGTGCTGCTGGCCTTCTTCCTGCGCCGCCAGGGCTACCGCGTGATCTACCTGGGCCAGAATGTGCCGCTGGAAAACCTGGTGGCCGAATTGGAGCGACTGCATCCGGCCATGGTCATCATGTCCGCGACCACCGACGAAACGGCCGCGGCGCTGGTGCAGGTGTCACAGGTGGTGGCGACTCTGCCCTCGCCGCGACCGCTATTCGGTTTCGGTGGCCGGGCATTCAATCGAAATGTCAGCCTGCGCGCACGCGTGCATGGCTCCTTTTTGGGTGAAACTGCAGCCAGCGCCATCCACCGCGTGCAGGCACTACTGAACCCACCCGCGGCCAATCCGGGGTAG
- a CDS encoding Crp/Fnr family transcriptional regulator, giving the protein MIKNAKQPSLAQVLAHLPDEDPAFGQVITIANYRRHDVIATPRDLDQKLHILMDGRAQLVCTNSEGRRLVLATLEAGAIFGEGALIDGAAPAAFAEAMSDCTIWVLPRADARIMTVRYPILGWGLLQTFGKRLMQVESHLEDVAYKKLPERLAALLLELADKNDTITGTSHQALADRLGTYRETVSAILRTFKREGWVDLGYRRIRLLDVPALELAANTY; this is encoded by the coding sequence ATGATTAAGAATGCAAAACAGCCATCCCTGGCACAAGTGCTGGCGCACCTACCTGATGAAGATCCGGCATTTGGTCAGGTCATCACCATCGCCAACTATCGTCGCCATGACGTCATCGCGACGCCACGCGATTTGGACCAGAAACTGCATATCCTGATGGACGGCCGTGCCCAATTGGTGTGTACCAATTCTGAAGGGCGCCGCTTGGTGTTGGCTACCCTCGAAGCAGGCGCCATCTTTGGTGAAGGCGCCCTGATTGACGGCGCGGCGCCTGCAGCCTTTGCCGAGGCCATGAGCGATTGCACGATCTGGGTGTTGCCACGTGCGGATGCCCGCATCATGACCGTGCGCTACCCCATTTTGGGTTGGGGCCTGCTGCAAACCTTCGGCAAGCGCCTGATGCAGGTGGAATCACACCTGGAGGATGTGGCTTACAAGAAGCTGCCGGAGCGCCTGGCCGCGCTGCTGCTGGAACTGGCCGACAAGAATGACACCATCACCGGTACCAGTCACCAAGCCCTGGCCGACCGTCTGGGTACTTATCGCGAAACGGTCAGCGCGATCCTGCGCACCTTCAAGCGCGAGGGCTGGGTGGATCTGGGCTACCGCCGCATCCGCCTGCTGGATGTGCCCGCGCTGGAACTGGCCGCTAACACCTACTAA
- a CDS encoding PD-(D/E)XK nuclease family protein, producing the protein MLLLLIAFLVALLAGWWLLRLGNQVRAASGLPSGEVVYSDTGAWQRQERPLISRQFGLVGKPDYLVAAGAAPVPVEVKSGRRPAQPYPGHILQLAAYCLLVEETWHVAPAFGLLHYAGRPGAGQGASGDPVTLRIPYTPALKAQLLEILSAMRADRQSVNVARSHEEAVRCQHCGLAHACDEKLT; encoded by the coding sequence GTGCTTCTTCTCCTGATTGCTTTTCTGGTGGCTCTGCTTGCAGGCTGGTGGCTGTTGCGCCTGGGCAACCAAGTGCGGGCTGCCAGCGGTTTGCCCAGCGGCGAGGTGGTTTACAGCGACACGGGGGCCTGGCAGCGCCAGGAGCGTCCGCTCATCAGCCGTCAGTTCGGCCTGGTGGGTAAGCCGGATTACCTGGTGGCGGCTGGCGCGGCACCGGTCCCGGTTGAGGTCAAATCCGGGCGCCGGCCGGCGCAGCCCTATCCGGGGCATATTCTACAATTGGCGGCCTACTGCCTGTTGGTCGAAGAGACCTGGCACGTTGCGCCCGCTTTTGGCCTGTTGCACTATGCCGGTCGGCCTGGCGCGGGGCAGGGGGCAAGCGGCGACCCGGTGACGCTGCGCATTCCGTATACGCCGGCGCTCAAAGCTCAACTCCTGGAAATCTTGAGCGCCATGCGTGCTGACCGTCAGTCTGTCAACGTCGCGCGCTCACATGAAGAAGCCGTGCGTTGTCAACACTGCGGCCTGGCCCACGCCTGTGATGAAAAACTGACCTGA
- a CDS encoding L,D-transpeptidase, with translation MNETDMVTSAPPRRRRTLKMGLWLLLVAVTLLGALAVNAGVSGPGAQEPGLLMALLGRATSLPPTPTKTPTVAPEFTATPTPPTPLPTDTPLPTATPTAAPVTTAAAAPGVTDELATLVRSYGYDPGGRFIVVDQDLQQMIVAERGAIRLFPVSTGDPEKQTRTPAWNGYVGVYWGTFSSFGVFADEGWFLFRSNGSILIHGAPYVRDNQGNKVYQQIESIGTYPASRGCIRLKPEDSAWFSTWQPEGVPAIILPFGGGGLQL, from the coding sequence ATGAACGAAACTGACATGGTGACGTCCGCGCCGCCACGCCGGCGCCGCACACTCAAAATGGGTTTGTGGCTCCTGCTGGTGGCCGTGACCCTGCTCGGCGCGTTGGCGGTGAACGCCGGCGTCAGTGGGCCTGGCGCGCAAGAACCGGGGCTGCTGATGGCCCTGTTGGGTCGCGCCACGTCCCTGCCGCCCACTCCCACCAAGACCCCGACCGTCGCGCCAGAATTTACCGCGACGCCCACGCCGCCCACACCTCTGCCCACCGACACCCCCCTGCCGACCGCAACGCCGACAGCGGCGCCCGTGACGACTGCGGCCGCGGCGCCTGGCGTCACGGATGAACTGGCGACCCTGGTGCGCAGTTATGGTTATGACCCGGGGGGTCGTTTCATCGTGGTTGACCAGGATTTGCAGCAGATGATCGTCGCGGAACGGGGCGCGATCCGCCTGTTCCCGGTCAGTACAGGCGACCCTGAAAAACAGACGCGCACACCGGCCTGGAACGGCTACGTGGGCGTGTACTGGGGCACTTTCTCATCGTTTGGGGTGTTTGCGGACGAAGGCTGGTTCCTCTTCCGCAGCAACGGCTCGATCCTGATCCACGGTGCGCCCTATGTGCGCGACAACCAGGGCAACAAAGTCTATCAACAGATCGAATCCATCGGCACCTACCCGGCCTCGCGTGGCTGCATCCGGCTGAAGCCCGAGGACAGCGCCTGGTTCAGCACGTGGCAACCGGAGGGCGTGCCGGCGATCATCTTGCCGTTCGGCGGCGGCGGCCTGCAACTGTGA
- a CDS encoding haloacid dehalogenase, producing the protein MLIETIAAIEAELTLKNDARDLTLRRSRELIRYCAHAIRAAHRHEFDEAQRLLQTAQAAAAEMVTDLAVHQDLYYAGYTQDALKEVTEAFLVVAFVTAAPLPTPLDLHVVGATYLRGLAEATTELRRFALDLVRRGEVAEAERYLDIMDDVYSHLIALDYPDAITGGLRRHTDTVRGVLERTRGDLTVAVRQDQMRAALHSFEQRLGVNNLATAFSDVDFGADGEGQPEGDESHEPG; encoded by the coding sequence ATGTTGATTGAAACGATTGCGGCCATCGAGGCCGAACTGACTCTGAAAAACGACGCGCGCGATCTGACGCTGCGCCGCTCGCGCGAGCTGATTCGCTACTGCGCGCACGCGATCCGCGCCGCGCACCGCCATGAATTCGACGAGGCGCAGCGTCTGCTGCAAACTGCGCAGGCGGCCGCCGCGGAAATGGTAACCGATCTGGCCGTGCATCAGGACCTGTACTACGCGGGCTACACGCAGGACGCGCTCAAAGAGGTGACTGAAGCGTTCCTGGTGGTGGCGTTCGTCACTGCGGCGCCGCTGCCCACTCCCCTGGACTTGCACGTGGTTGGCGCCACCTACCTGCGCGGCCTGGCTGAGGCCACCACGGAGCTGCGCCGCTTTGCGCTTGACCTGGTGCGTCGCGGGGAGGTGGCCGAGGCCGAGCGCTATCTCGACATCATGGATGATGTCTACTCGCACCTCATCGCGCTCGATTATCCCGATGCGATTACCGGCGGCCTGCGCCGTCACACCGACACGGTGCGCGGCGTGTTGGAACGCACGCGCGGCGACCTGACCGTGGCCGTGCGTCAAGACCAGATGCGCGCCGCCCTGCACAGTTTCGAGCAGCGCCTGGGCGTCAACAATCTGGCGACCGCGTTCAGCGACGTGGATTTTGGCGCAGATGGCGAAGGTCAGCCGGAAGGTGATGAGTCGCATGAGCCAGGATAG
- a CDS encoding glycosyltransferase: MLLLLLILDRLWKHVAVVRFFGRPRPRLTRPPALVSILQPILSGDPTLAACLAANLQARSCLAREFIWLLDDTDTAGQAICQSLQARFPGQTVRLLLLPRPAQGQNPKIVKLIQGLAAARGEVVCVLDDDTMLPDDELEQCLPFLDQPGVGLVFGLPYQVHFDNLWSRLIAIFVNSNSLLTYIPYTTLSAPFTINGMFYALRRPLLEALGGFDGLETWLADDFAVAQRVVASGHRLVQTPLRHAISIHVTDARHYLGLMQRWFIFPRESLLRHLRPRQVAILCGVALVPAVAPLLAVAWLFAQPTALNLGLVLAYFLLCLLSFAHLNGCYLSTATPWRHLWLVIVLQLIFPLQLLVALLSPQRIRWRGHVIQVERGGGFRFVRRREE, encoded by the coding sequence GTGCTCCTACTTCTTCTGATCCTGGATCGGCTGTGGAAACACGTGGCCGTGGTGCGCTTCTTCGGCCGGCCGCGGCCGCGGTTGACGCGGCCGCCGGCGCTGGTCAGCATTCTACAGCCGATCCTGAGCGGGGACCCCACCCTGGCCGCATGCCTGGCGGCCAACCTGCAGGCGCGCAGTTGCCTGGCGCGCGAGTTCATCTGGCTGCTGGATGATACGGACACCGCGGGGCAGGCCATCTGTCAATCGCTGCAAGCGCGCTTTCCGGGGCAGACCGTGCGCCTGCTGCTGCTCCCGCGGCCGGCGCAGGGTCAAAATCCCAAGATCGTCAAGCTGATCCAGGGCCTGGCCGCGGCCCGCGGGGAGGTGGTCTGCGTGCTCGATGATGACACGATGCTGCCGGACGACGAGCTGGAGCAGTGCTTGCCTTTTCTCGATCAGCCGGGGGTGGGCCTGGTCTTTGGCCTGCCCTACCAGGTCCATTTTGACAATCTGTGGTCGCGCCTGATTGCCATCTTCGTCAACAGCAACAGCCTGCTGACCTACATCCCCTACACCACCCTGAGCGCGCCCTTCACCATCAACGGCATGTTCTACGCCCTGCGGCGCCCGTTGCTCGAGGCACTGGGCGGCTTCGATGGGCTGGAGACGTGGCTGGCGGACGATTTTGCCGTGGCGCAGCGCGTGGTTGCGTCCGGTCACCGCCTGGTGCAAACCCCGCTCCGTCATGCCATCAGCATCCACGTCACCGACGCGCGTCACTACCTGGGCCTGATGCAGCGTTGGTTCATCTTCCCGCGTGAATCGCTCCTGCGCCATCTGCGCCCGCGGCAGGTGGCGATTCTCTGCGGCGTCGCGCTGGTCCCGGCCGTGGCGCCGCTGCTCGCGGTGGCCTGGCTGTTTGCGCAACCCACGGCGCTCAACCTGGGCCTGGTGCTGGCCTACTTTCTGCTGTGCCTGCTGAGCTTTGCCCACCTCAACGGCTGTTACCTGTCTACGGCCACTCCCTGGCGGCACCTCTGGCTGGTGATCGTACTGCAACTGATCTTCCCTCTGCAACTGCTGGTGGCCTTGCTCTCGCCACAGCGCATCCGCTGGCGCGGACACGTCATACAGGTGGAGCGGGGCGGCGGCTTTCGCTTCGTACGCCGGCGCGAGGAGTGA
- a CDS encoding glycosyltransferase, translating to MMWVDRLARLLLLLYAAERGLKALALWDFFRRPAPVRGTAAWPAVTLLQPVTQGASNLAAVLAARARLHYDGRVQLLLICDREDAESQAVCRAHLAEFSGLDAQIILAAPDTAAGVALKVTKLLAGLTHATGAVLCFVDDDVLLPPDALQTLLPYLDQPGVGAVFGLACYTDWSNHGSALMSAFVNANALPSYVPLTYLSDPYTITGHCFALRREIFAAAGGLDGLGLHVGDDHMLAWRLQGIGLRCVQTPLIYRIENHFATRRAYAGQMKRWFIFPRQNLLPLLTPRQRLVSLLASVGNLIPGLLALLALLTRRRSAALASGISLGLFAALMAWIDRRFYRAATPWRHWPYLLLTALIAPFQVLGALLADDQVEWRGQRWRIQRGGAAR from the coding sequence ATGATGTGGGTTGATCGCCTGGCGCGGCTTTTGCTGCTCTTGTACGCGGCGGAGCGCGGCTTGAAGGCGCTGGCGCTGTGGGACTTCTTCCGGCGGCCCGCGCCGGTGCGCGGCACGGCCGCCTGGCCCGCCGTTACCCTGCTGCAGCCGGTGACGCAGGGGGCCAGCAATCTGGCGGCGGTGTTGGCGGCCCGCGCTCGCTTGCACTACGACGGCCGCGTGCAGTTACTCTTGATCTGCGATCGCGAGGATGCGGAGTCACAGGCTGTTTGCCGGGCGCACCTGGCCGAATTCTCAGGGCTGGACGCGCAGATCATCCTGGCCGCGCCCGACACGGCCGCCGGTGTGGCGTTGAAGGTGACCAAGCTGTTGGCCGGCCTGACTCACGCCACCGGCGCTGTCTTGTGCTTTGTGGATGATGACGTGCTGCTGCCGCCTGACGCGCTGCAGACCCTGCTCCCCTATCTCGATCAGCCCGGCGTGGGCGCCGTCTTCGGGCTGGCCTGCTACACCGACTGGAGCAATCATGGGTCGGCCCTGATGAGCGCGTTCGTCAATGCCAATGCGCTGCCCAGCTATGTGCCGTTGACCTACCTGAGCGATCCGTACACCATCACCGGTCACTGCTTTGCCCTGCGCCGTGAGATTTTTGCCGCGGCCGGCGGCCTGGATGGCCTGGGTCTGCACGTCGGCGATGACCACATGCTGGCCTGGCGCCTGCAAGGCATCGGCCTGCGCTGCGTGCAAACGCCGCTCATCTACCGGATCGAGAATCACTTTGCCACGCGCCGGGCCTACGCCGGGCAGATGAAGCGCTGGTTCATCTTCCCGCGCCAGAATCTGCTGCCCTTGCTGACCCCACGTCAGCGCCTGGTTTCGCTGCTCGCATCAGTGGGCAATCTGATCCCCGGGCTGCTGGCGCTGCTCGCCCTGCTGACACGGCGCCGGTCAGCGGCGCTGGCGAGCGGCATCAGCCTGGGGCTGTTCGCCGCGCTGATGGCCTGGATTGACCGGCGCTTCTACCGCGCGGCCACGCCCTGGCGTCACTGGCCCTATCTGCTGCTGACCGCGCTGATCGCGCCGTTCCAGGTGCTGGGCGCTCTCCTGGCCGATGACCAGGTGGAGTGGCGCGGGCAGCGTTGGCGCATCCAGCGCGGCGGCGCGGCCAGGTAG
- a CDS encoding SDR family NAD(P)-dependent oxidoreductase yields the protein MPYALVTGGGAGIGRGIAQALARRGVNVALCGRRPQPLQHVAAEIEALGVAALVAPADLSDPAQRVALLASVRAAWGPLDILVNNAGLLAGGALHAQPASQVAQAIAINLLAPIELTRLAWADLQTQRGRLIFIGSSMSFVPQPFAALYAAGKMGLRGFAEALRYEAEPAGVQILMAYPPGVRTAMTAGMAAASGVPGFHLDAPEAAGERIVQALYKGQREVTWGVGEQALRRLFALAPGLVRRGLHTQRHRWQRMMSARPPQDA from the coding sequence ATGCCCTATGCCCTTGTCACCGGCGGCGGCGCCGGCATTGGCCGCGGCATCGCCCAGGCCCTGGCGCGGCGCGGTGTAAACGTGGCGCTGTGCGGCCGCCGGCCACAGCCCTTGCAGCACGTGGCCGCTGAAATCGAAGCGTTGGGCGTCGCCGCCCTGGTTGCGCCGGCTGACCTGAGCGATCCGGCGCAGCGCGTGGCTCTCCTGGCCAGTGTGCGCGCCGCCTGGGGGCCACTGGACATCTTGGTCAACAACGCGGGTTTGCTGGCCGGCGGCGCATTGCACGCACAGCCCGCTTCTCAAGTGGCACAAGCCATCGCCATCAACCTGCTGGCGCCCATCGAGCTGACGCGCCTGGCCTGGGCGGATCTACAGACGCAACGCGGGCGCTTGATTTTCATCGGCAGCAGTATGAGCTTTGTCCCGCAGCCGTTCGCCGCGCTCTACGCGGCCGGCAAGATGGGCCTGCGCGGCTTCGCAGAGGCGCTGCGCTACGAGGCGGAGCCGGCCGGGGTGCAAATCCTCATGGCTTACCCGCCTGGCGTACGCACGGCCATGACCGCCGGCATGGCGGCCGCGTCGGGCGTGCCGGGCTTTCACCTGGATGCGCCAGAGGCGGCCGGCGAGCGCATCGTGCAGGCGCTTTACAAAGGACAGCGCGAGGTGACCTGGGGCGTGGGAGAGCAGGCGCTGCGCCGGCTCTTTGCCCTCGCGCCGGGGCTGGTGCGCCGCGGCCTGCATACGCAGCGCCACCGCTGGCAGCGCATGATGAGCGCCCGCCCGCCGCAGGACGCATGA
- a CDS encoding beta-ketoacyl-ACP synthase 3, which produces MKLPVRIAGLGWYLPARRVTSAELEAQLNIPSGWVERTTGVRERRYATAETSVSMGVAAARMALARAGLAPADLDAIIGASSAPQQAIPCTAALIQRELGAPDGASACFDVNATCLSFLVALQAAAHLVAGGLYRRVLIVSSELASRSLNPLEWESAVLFGDAAAAAIITPAAPQESSAIWHSQVVTYSSGADLTCLLGGGTLHHPNDPQTTPVMNMFHMDGPAVFKKATRLIGPFLENFFTQLAWTKSQVNLVVPHQASRHGVELLTARLGFQPEQVFLNLPERGNCISASIPLALGEAHDAGRVQRGDRVVLVGSGAGLTFGALALTF; this is translated from the coding sequence ATGAAACTACCCGTCAGAATCGCCGGGCTGGGATGGTACTTGCCGGCGCGGCGCGTCACCAGCGCCGAACTCGAGGCCCAACTCAACATCCCCAGCGGTTGGGTCGAGCGCACCACCGGGGTGCGTGAGCGCCGTTACGCCACTGCTGAAACCTCCGTCAGCATGGGCGTGGCCGCGGCGCGCATGGCGTTGGCGCGCGCCGGCCTCGCGCCCGCCGACCTGGACGCCATAATCGGAGCCTCCAGCGCGCCGCAGCAAGCCATTCCCTGCACCGCCGCGCTCATCCAGCGTGAGTTGGGCGCGCCCGACGGCGCCAGCGCGTGCTTCGATGTCAACGCCACCTGCCTGAGCTTTCTCGTCGCGCTGCAAGCGGCCGCGCACCTGGTTGCGGGCGGCCTCTATCGGCGCGTCCTGATCGTCAGCAGCGAACTAGCCTCGCGCTCGCTCAACCCCCTGGAATGGGAGAGCGCCGTCCTCTTTGGCGATGCGGCCGCAGCCGCCATCATCACGCCGGCCGCGCCGCAGGAGAGCAGCGCGATCTGGCACAGCCAGGTGGTCACCTACAGCAGCGGCGCCGATCTGACCTGCCTGCTGGGCGGCGGCACTCTGCATCACCCCAATGACCCCCAGACCACCCCGGTGATGAACATGTTTCACATGGACGGGCCGGCCGTTTTCAAGAAAGCCACGCGGCTGATCGGCCCCTTCCTGGAGAACTTCTTTACCCAGCTCGCCTGGACGAAATCGCAGGTCAACCTGGTGGTGCCGCACCAGGCCAGCCGTCATGGCGTCGAGCTGTTGACCGCACGCCTCGGTTTTCAGCCGGAGCAAGTCTTTCTCAACCTGCCCGAACGCGGCAACTGCATCTCTGCCTCCATCCCCCTGGCGCTCGGCGAAGCCCACGACGCGGGCCGCGTGCAGCGTGGGGATCGCGTCGTCCTGGTCGGCAGCGGCGCCGGGCTGACCTTCGGCGCGCTGGCGCTGACCTTTTAG
- a CDS encoding PD-(D/E)XK nuclease family protein — translation MAAIPDTRPLALTAPPAPVRRQPTVAALNFSQGSLQDYTECPRRFQLRFLLNQPWPALESQPLLDFEHHQALGQLFHRLIQRHISGVAAERIGAGIQDFDLRRWWQAYLASPPPGLPTPSTAGAQPGWNISAEEVLSTVISGQRLAARYDLLAIQENGQAFIVDWKTSRRPATRVQLAQRMQSWVYPFVLVEAGADLGLGAIAPEQVRMVYWFANDPQRPQTLAYSARQHEAHRRYLSALIEEISSRHDVTWPLTPDEARCRFCTYRSLCDRGVEAGDWATFDDDREADLTFSLDDVAEMAFA, via the coding sequence ATGGCCGCGATCCCTGACACCCGCCCCCTCGCCCTCACCGCTCCACCCGCGCCGGTTCGTCGCCAGCCAACCGTGGCCGCACTCAACTTCAGCCAGGGCAGCCTGCAGGACTACACCGAATGTCCGCGGCGTTTTCAACTGCGCTTCCTGCTCAATCAACCCTGGCCCGCGCTGGAATCGCAGCCGCTGCTCGACTTCGAGCACCATCAGGCGTTGGGACAGCTTTTTCACCGCCTCATCCAGCGCCACATCAGCGGAGTTGCGGCTGAGCGCATCGGCGCCGGCATTCAGGATTTCGATCTGCGCCGCTGGTGGCAGGCCTACCTGGCCTCACCGCCGCCCGGCCTGCCCACGCCTTCGACGGCCGGCGCCCAGCCCGGTTGGAACATCAGCGCCGAAGAGGTGCTTTCTACGGTGATCAGCGGCCAGCGCCTGGCCGCGCGCTACGACTTGCTGGCTATCCAGGAAAATGGACAGGCCTTTATCGTGGACTGGAAGACCAGCCGCCGGCCGGCCACGCGGGTGCAGTTGGCACAGCGCATGCAGAGCTGGGTCTATCCCTTTGTCCTGGTGGAAGCCGGCGCCGACCTCGGCCTGGGAGCGATTGCGCCTGAACAGGTGCGCATGGTCTACTGGTTTGCCAACGATCCTCAGCGCCCGCAAACCCTGGCCTACAGCGCGCGCCAGCACGAGGCCCATCGGCGCTACCTCAGCGCGCTGATCGAGGAGATCAGCAGCCGTCATGACGTCACCTGGCCCCTCACGCCAGACGAAGCACGCTGCCGGTTTTGCACCTACCGCTCGTTGTGTGACCGCGGGGTGGAAGCGGGCGATTGGGCGACCTTCGATGATGACCGCGAGGCTGACCTGACCTTCAGTCTGGATGATGTGGCAGAGATGGCTTTCGCGTAA